Proteins encoded within one genomic window of Bradyrhizobium sp. AZCC 1719:
- a CDS encoding ABC transporter ATP-binding protein, which yields MLEIRSLSKSFGGVKATDNVTLDFADGSLTAVIGPNGAGKSTFFNLITGALKPDSGQILLNGIDLAGRSPPEIVRHGIGRAFQVASIFPSLTVQETMLAAVCADQRKASVLHRRFPLAETRDRAEHAMELLGLASKRNRTAATLSHGDQKLLDIALALVLDPKVLLLDEPTAGMGTEERWRMIEKVRELWETQRITVVFIEHDMDIVFKIAPEIVVLCYGRILATGKPDAIRRNEAVIEAYLGTEHHAGITV from the coding sequence ATGCTGGAGATACGCTCCCTTTCCAAATCGTTCGGCGGCGTCAAAGCGACCGATAACGTCACGCTGGATTTCGCCGATGGTTCGCTCACCGCCGTGATCGGCCCCAACGGCGCCGGCAAGAGCACGTTCTTCAACTTGATCACCGGCGCGCTGAAGCCGGATTCCGGCCAGATCCTGCTCAACGGCATCGATCTCGCCGGTCGCTCGCCCCCGGAAATCGTTCGCCACGGCATCGGCCGCGCGTTTCAGGTCGCGAGCATCTTTCCGTCGCTGACGGTGCAGGAGACGATGCTGGCAGCGGTGTGCGCCGATCAGCGTAAAGCCAGCGTCCTGCACCGTCGCTTCCCGCTGGCGGAGACCCGCGACCGCGCCGAGCATGCGATGGAATTGCTGGGACTGGCCAGCAAGCGAAACCGCACTGCGGCGACGCTGTCGCATGGCGACCAGAAGCTGCTCGATATCGCACTCGCCCTGGTGCTCGATCCCAAGGTGCTGCTGCTCGACGAGCCAACCGCCGGCATGGGCACCGAAGAACGCTGGCGGATGATCGAGAAGGTGAGGGAGCTCTGGGAGACGCAGAGGATCACGGTGGTGTTCATCGAGCACGACATGGATATCGTGTTCAAGATCGCGCCCGAAATCGTCGTGCTCTGCTACGGCCGCATTCTTGCAACCGGCAAACCGGATGCGATCCGCCGCAACGAGGCGGTGATCGAGGCCTATCTCGGCACCGAACATCATGCGGGGATCACTGTATGA
- a CDS encoding autotransporter outer membrane beta-barrel domain-containing protein — protein sequence MSAFLFGACLSTAPANAACAPDPATSGQTVTCSGSTPGGFQAGGGVDNLTLNVLEGATVSHGGGGSAIGVNDFNTITNSGTITGGTLSTGIFAGVNNTIVNAASGVITMADLSQGIFVAGNSTVTNAGQITITAPGPADGILATNDDNTVSNLAGATITIFGQASGISMQGNRAIVNNAGTINAGPLSTAIDVFGHDALITSSGVINVANSTAGIVAQGDRALITHFGTINGSTDSAGIAYNGSSATISNSGRILLGDDTLGIVANTVGIVVLGDSNTITNSGNITVGNGFAAVGIDVSSFGGSNSIINTGTINVGADATGILLQGTGTVFNSGTINAAAGFAAIELCGCGNSVLTLGPGSVINGLVIGNGTDTLQLGGTGKDTFNLSLIGAGQQYDGFSIFNKVDGSNWSVTGTGAQNWNVLGGTLSVSGVINGIVTVNAGGTLGGTGTIDDVLVNGGTLAPGNSIGTLNVAGSLTFSAASSYMVEISGTSSDLTRVTGVATLGGATVVIIPIGMVTKQYTILTATGGVADTFNPVVSGISPNLNPSLSYDTNNVYLNFALNYGGGLNVNQQNVANALTNFFNTTGDLPAGFASLSPAGLTQISGELATGSQQATFDAMNLFLSLISDPFVAGRNGGLGGNTGAIPFAEESALGYAAKKSRAARDAFAKFPTKADLARSDLFDQRWSVWGSAFGGGSNTSGNAALGSNDATARVFGFAVGADYRLSRDTLAGFALAGGGTNFSVSGFGSGRSDLFQAGAFVRHNMGQAYVTAAAAYGWQDVTTERTVTVAGFERLRAEFNANAYSGRIEGGYRTTTPWMGITPYAAGQFTTYSLPAYAEQVLAGAGTFALNYAAKDVTASRSELGVRTDKSFAVQNAVLTLRGRAAWAHDFNTDRNVTALFQTLPGAAFVVNGAAQAHDSALVTGAAEMKWLNGWSAAAIFEGQLSDVTSSYAGKGVVRYSW from the coding sequence ATGTCGGCGTTTCTCTTCGGTGCGTGCCTGTCGACGGCGCCCGCCAACGCGGCGTGTGCGCCCGATCCGGCGACGAGCGGCCAGACCGTCACCTGCAGCGGCAGCACCCCGGGCGGCTTTCAGGCCGGCGGCGGCGTCGACAACCTCACTCTCAACGTGCTGGAGGGGGCGACCGTCAGCCATGGCGGCGGTGGCTCGGCCATCGGCGTCAATGACTTCAATACCATTACCAATAGCGGAACGATCACCGGCGGGACATTGAGCACCGGTATCTTCGCCGGCGTGAACAACACGATTGTCAACGCCGCCTCCGGCGTCATTACCATGGCCGACCTAAGTCAGGGAATTTTCGTCGCCGGCAACAGCACGGTGACGAACGCAGGCCAAATCACGATCACCGCGCCCGGGCCGGCAGACGGCATCCTGGCGACCAACGACGACAACACCGTCAGCAACCTCGCCGGCGCAACCATTACCATATTCGGCCAAGCTTCCGGCATCTCGATGCAGGGCAATCGCGCCATCGTCAACAATGCCGGCACGATCAACGCCGGTCCCCTCAGCACCGCAATCGATGTGTTCGGCCACGATGCCCTGATCACGAGCAGCGGCGTGATCAACGTTGCCAACAGCACCGCCGGGATCGTGGCGCAGGGCGACCGCGCCCTGATCACCCATTTCGGCACCATCAATGGCAGCACCGACAGCGCTGGCATCGCCTATAACGGCTCGTCCGCCACGATCAGCAACAGCGGCCGTATCCTTCTCGGCGACGATACGCTCGGCATCGTCGCCAATACGGTCGGCATCGTCGTGCTCGGCGATTCCAACACCATCACCAACAGCGGCAACATCACCGTCGGAAATGGCTTCGCCGCCGTAGGAATCGACGTCAGCAGTTTCGGCGGCAGCAACTCCATCATCAACACCGGAACGATCAACGTCGGCGCGGACGCGACGGGTATTTTACTCCAGGGCACCGGCACGGTTTTCAACTCCGGCACGATCAATGCAGCGGCTGGATTCGCGGCGATTGAACTCTGCGGCTGCGGCAACAGCGTGCTGACGCTGGGTCCGGGCAGCGTCATCAACGGCCTCGTGATCGGCAACGGAACAGATACGTTGCAGCTTGGCGGTACCGGCAAGGATACCTTCAACCTCAGCCTGATCGGCGCGGGCCAGCAATATGACGGCTTCTCGATCTTCAACAAGGTCGACGGCTCGAACTGGAGCGTCACCGGCACGGGCGCGCAGAACTGGAACGTGCTTGGCGGCACGCTTTCGGTCAGCGGCGTCATCAACGGCATCGTCACGGTCAACGCCGGCGGCACGCTCGGCGGCACCGGCACGATCGACGATGTCCTCGTCAATGGCGGCACGCTGGCGCCGGGCAACTCGATCGGCACCCTCAACGTGGCGGGCAGCCTGACGTTCTCGGCAGCCTCGAGCTACATGGTCGAAATCTCGGGCACGAGCAGCGATCTGACCAGGGTCACCGGCGTGGCCACGCTCGGCGGCGCCACCGTCGTGATCATTCCCATCGGCATGGTGACGAAGCAATACACCATCCTGACCGCAACCGGCGGCGTAGCGGACACGTTCAATCCTGTTGTGTCAGGCATTTCGCCGAACCTGAATCCGAGCCTCAGCTACGACACCAACAACGTCTATCTCAATTTCGCGCTGAACTACGGCGGCGGCCTCAACGTCAACCAGCAGAACGTCGCCAACGCGCTGACCAATTTCTTCAATACCACCGGCGACCTCCCGGCCGGCTTCGCCTCGCTCTCGCCGGCCGGTCTCACGCAGATCTCCGGCGAACTCGCGACCGGATCGCAGCAGGCGACCTTTGACGCCATGAACCTGTTCCTGTCGCTGATTTCAGATCCGTTCGTGGCGGGCCGCAATGGCGGCCTCGGTGGCAACACCGGTGCGATCCCGTTCGCCGAGGAGAGCGCGCTCGGCTATGCCGCGAAGAAGTCCCGCGCCGCGCGCGACGCCTTTGCCAAATTTCCGACCAAGGCGGATCTTGCACGTAGTGATCTGTTCGACCAGCGCTGGAGCGTCTGGGGCTCGGCCTTTGGCGGCGGCAGCAACACGTCAGGCAATGCCGCGCTCGGCTCGAACGACGCGACCGCGCGCGTGTTCGGCTTTGCCGTGGGTGCGGATTATCGCCTCTCGCGCGATACGCTGGCAGGCTTTGCGCTTGCCGGCGGCGGCACCAATTTCAGCGTCTCGGGTTTCGGCTCCGGGCGCTCGGACCTGTTCCAGGCCGGCGCCTTCGTGCGGCACAATATGGGTCAGGCTTACGTCACCGCCGCTGCCGCCTATGGCTGGCAGGACGTAACCACGGAGCGCACCGTCACGGTGGCTGGCTTCGAGCGCCTGCGCGCCGAGTTCAACGCCAACGCGTATTCCGGCCGCATCGAGGGCGGTTACCGCACCACGACGCCGTGGATGGGCATCACGCCCTATGCCGCCGGCCAGTTCACCACCTACAGCCTGCCGGCCTATGCCGAGCAGGTGCTGGCGGGCGCCGGCACCTTCGCGCTGAACTATGCGGCCAAGGACGTCACGGCCTCGCGCAGCGAACTCGGCGTTCGCACCGACAAGTCCTTTGCCGTGCAGAACGCTGTCCTGACCTTGCGCGGCCGCGCCGCCTGGGCGCACGATTTCAATACCGATCGCAACGTCACAGCGCTGTTCCAGACGCTGCCGGGCGCGGCCTTCGTCGTCAACGGCGCAGCGCAGGCGCATGATTCCGCGCTCGTCACGGGCGCGGCCGAGATGAAATGGCTGAACGGCTGGTCGGCCGCCGCGATCTTCGAGGGCCAGTTGTCCGACGTCACCAGTTCCTACGCCGGCAAGGGCGTTGTGCGCTATTCGTGGTGA
- a CDS encoding enoyl-CoA hydratase/isomerase family protein — protein MSTDLVRYSVSSNIAEIMLDRPPVNALSMDLIDALLAALSKARDDEAVRAVIIGSAHKVFCAGLDLDIVRGKPGIETKKFLERLYFALNDIQYRMGKPTIAAVDGAVRAGGMTIAISCDMIIAGEGCTFGYPEIDVGLIPAIHFVQLPRLVGKHQAFGPLFLGEPFDAATAFRMGLLSEVVPKGTALDRAREIARKLAAKSPIVMKIGRDAFMRAVDADFRRSVENAAESFALVATTEDCQEGLNAFVEKRTPNYRGR, from the coding sequence ATGAGTACCGATCTGGTTCGTTATTCCGTATCTAGCAACATTGCCGAGATCATGCTGGATCGCCCGCCGGTCAATGCGCTGAGCATGGACCTGATCGATGCGTTGCTGGCGGCGCTTTCGAAGGCGAGGGACGACGAAGCGGTGCGCGCTGTTATTATCGGCAGTGCGCACAAGGTGTTTTGCGCCGGGCTCGATCTGGATATCGTTCGCGGCAAACCCGGAATCGAGACCAAGAAGTTTCTCGAACGGCTGTATTTTGCGCTCAACGATATCCAATATCGCATGGGTAAGCCGACGATTGCTGCAGTCGACGGCGCGGTTCGCGCCGGCGGCATGACGATTGCGATCTCCTGCGACATGATCATCGCGGGCGAAGGCTGTACCTTCGGCTATCCCGAGATCGACGTCGGCCTGATCCCGGCCATTCACTTCGTGCAACTGCCACGGCTGGTCGGCAAGCACCAGGCTTTTGGGCCGCTGTTCCTCGGCGAGCCTTTCGATGCCGCAACTGCCTTTCGCATGGGGTTGCTGAGTGAAGTCGTTCCGAAGGGAACCGCGCTGGATCGGGCGCGGGAGATCGCGCGCAAGCTTGCTGCCAAATCCCCCATCGTCATGAAGATCGGGCGCGATGCTTTCATGCGGGCGGTCGACGCCGATTTCCGCCGCTCGGTCGAAAATGCCGCCGAGAGCTTTGCACTCGTTGCAACGACGGAGGACTGTCAGGAAGGCTTGAATGCGTTCGTCGAGAAGCGAACGCCAAACTACAGGGGGCGCTGA
- a CDS encoding DMT family transporter has product MPLPEKKSTIRKAPARADRPFKGIALVLASTVFLGASDVTAKYLSATLPSIEIAWIRFLVFAMIMTPAMLPGSPLYALQTKRRGLHLLRGAALLGSSLFFISGLRFLPIAEASATGFVAPLFVTALSIIFLGEKVGLRRWIATGVGLVGVLIILRPGTGAFHPAAFFPLVSALAWACTLIMTRMMSGTERAITTMTYSSIAGLLILSALVPFVWVTPTWHDIAFGVLIGVASTAGQWIVVLAFRYADASVLAPFSYTQLLWVSVLGFLIFGEVPDAYTITGAAFIVASGLYTAHRERVRRSQLLTVSGESSPNA; this is encoded by the coding sequence CTGCCTTTGCCCGAAAAGAAGTCGACGATCCGCAAGGCGCCCGCGCGCGCCGACCGGCCGTTCAAGGGCATCGCGCTGGTGCTGGCCTCGACGGTGTTTCTCGGCGCCTCCGATGTCACGGCGAAATATCTGTCCGCGACCCTGCCTTCGATCGAGATCGCCTGGATCCGCTTCCTGGTGTTCGCAATGATCATGACGCCGGCGATGCTGCCGGGTTCCCCGCTCTATGCGCTGCAGACCAAACGCCGCGGCCTGCATCTGTTGCGCGGCGCGGCGCTGTTGGGCTCGTCGCTGTTCTTCATCTCCGGCCTGCGGTTTCTTCCCATTGCGGAGGCCTCCGCCACCGGCTTCGTCGCGCCGCTGTTCGTCACCGCGCTGTCGATCATCTTCCTCGGCGAGAAGGTCGGTCTGCGCCGCTGGATTGCGACCGGCGTCGGCCTGGTCGGCGTGCTGATCATCCTGCGTCCCGGCACCGGCGCGTTTCACCCCGCGGCGTTCTTTCCGCTGGTCTCGGCGCTGGCCTGGGCCTGCACGCTGATCATGACGCGAATGATGAGCGGCACTGAGCGCGCCATCACCACCATGACCTATTCGTCGATCGCGGGCCTGCTCATTCTCTCCGCGCTGGTGCCGTTTGTCTGGGTGACGCCGACCTGGCACGATATCGCCTTCGGCGTCCTGATCGGCGTCGCATCGACCGCGGGGCAGTGGATCGTGGTGTTGGCGTTCCGCTATGCCGACGCCTCCGTGCTGGCGCCGTTTTCCTACACGCAACTGCTATGGGTCAGCGTGCTCGGCTTCCTGATCTTCGGCGAAGTCCCGGATGCCTACACGATCACCGGCGCCGCCTTCATCGTCGCCTCCGGGCTCTACACCGCCCATCGCGAGCGGGTCCGCCGCTCGCAGCTTCTGACGGTCTCGGGCGAGTCGTCGCCCAACGCCTGA
- a CDS encoding branched-chain amino acid ABC transporter permease: MTELQAEQGAQALDVPHAQAKTRRNRDALIALAVFVVLALLPAVFSSKLLLDFVIRCAAYGLFATSLNLLVGYTGLISFGHGMFFGLGAYGFGLMMQKTGVPVPVAFVATLAITLVVALVIGAICVRLKEIYFAFVTLAFQMLIHSTILSWVSLTGGDQGLRGGIPRPPFLGIDLSNQLHLYVASCALLVIGLFLMHQIAQSPFGYTLRMIRDNATRASFIGIDVWRAKLTIFVLAALFASTGGIIMALFVSGAYPEFAYWTISGEGIFINMLGGVTTFLGPMVGTVLLLILNDTVTRLTEYHGLVLGVVILFFAIGLRKGLMDFVVEWYAQRRGQRP; encoded by the coding sequence ATGACCGAATTGCAGGCCGAGCAGGGCGCGCAGGCGCTCGACGTACCTCATGCCCAGGCAAAGACGCGGCGGAATCGGGATGCCCTGATTGCGCTTGCGGTCTTTGTCGTGCTTGCCCTGTTGCCGGCGGTCTTTAGCAGCAAATTGCTGCTCGACTTCGTGATCCGCTGCGCCGCCTACGGGCTGTTCGCGACGTCGCTCAACCTTTTGGTCGGTTACACCGGCCTGATTTCGTTTGGCCACGGCATGTTCTTCGGCCTCGGCGCCTACGGCTTCGGGCTGATGATGCAGAAGACCGGTGTTCCCGTGCCGGTGGCTTTCGTTGCCACGCTGGCGATCACGCTTGTCGTCGCCCTCGTCATCGGTGCCATCTGCGTGCGGCTGAAGGAAATCTATTTCGCCTTCGTAACACTGGCGTTCCAGATGCTGATCCACTCGACGATACTGTCCTGGGTATCGCTGACCGGCGGCGATCAGGGATTGCGCGGCGGCATTCCGCGACCGCCGTTTTTGGGCATTGATCTATCGAACCAATTGCATCTCTATGTCGCGAGTTGCGCGTTGCTGGTGATCGGGCTGTTCCTGATGCATCAGATCGCGCAGTCGCCGTTCGGCTACACGCTGCGCATGATCCGCGACAATGCAACGCGTGCGAGTTTCATCGGCATCGACGTCTGGCGCGCCAAGTTGACGATCTTTGTGCTCGCGGCGCTGTTCGCCTCGACCGGCGGGATCATCATGGCGCTATTCGTCTCCGGGGCCTATCCGGAATTCGCCTATTGGACCATTTCGGGCGAGGGCATCTTCATCAACATGCTCGGCGGCGTGACCACATTCCTCGGGCCGATGGTCGGCACCGTGCTGCTCCTGATCCTCAACGACACCGTCACCCGTCTGACCGAATATCACGGACTCGTGCTGGGCGTCGTGATCCTGTTCTTTGCGATCGGCCTGCGGAAGGGGTTGATGGATTTCGTCGTCGAATGGTACGCGCAACGTCGCGGGCAGCGGCCATGA
- a CDS encoding DJ-1/PfpI family protein codes for MNSRRVLWSALGAVALVAVIGGAWIFSLPPAPSAAAPPAIAQDERDATVAALKPPKRQRPLIAIIGINDATETTDYLMPYGILKRADIADVVTLATAPGPVQLFPVLKVEPQATIAEFDAQHPDGADYVIVPAMSRDDDPVALRWIRNQSARGAIVIGVCAGAKVVGDAGLLHGKRATTHWYSVKELRGKHPTMRYVEDRRFVVDDGVATTTGISASMPISLTLIEAIAGRDKARAVGRDIGLADWDARHDSDAFKFTRPFALTAIRNTAAFWAHEQLGIELKEGVDEVSLALVTDAWSRTYRSQAVTFASAAGAQHSRGGLRILSDQVAANWPAAQLLPASDGTKPAEALDHALAGIAARYGTDTADFVAMQLEYPKHQMP; via the coding sequence CTGCTATCGCGCAAGACGAGCGCGATGCGACGGTCGCGGCGCTGAAGCCGCCGAAGCGGCAGCGTCCGCTGATCGCCATCATCGGCATCAACGACGCCACCGAGACAACCGACTATCTCATGCCGTACGGCATCCTCAAGCGCGCCGATATCGCCGATGTCGTGACGTTGGCGACCGCGCCCGGTCCCGTGCAGCTCTTTCCGGTGCTCAAGGTCGAGCCACAGGCGACGATTGCCGAGTTCGATGCCCAGCATCCCGATGGCGCCGACTACGTGATCGTGCCTGCGATGAGCCGCGACGACGATCCGGTGGCGCTGCGATGGATCAGGAATCAATCGGCCAGAGGCGCGATCGTGATCGGCGTCTGCGCCGGCGCCAAGGTGGTCGGCGATGCCGGGCTGCTGCACGGCAAGCGGGCAACCACACACTGGTACTCAGTTAAGGAACTGCGCGGCAAGCATCCGACGATGCGCTATGTCGAGGACCGGCGGTTCGTCGTCGACGACGGCGTCGCGACCACCACCGGCATCAGCGCGTCAATGCCGATATCGCTGACGCTGATCGAGGCGATCGCCGGACGCGACAAGGCGCGCGCCGTGGGACGGGATATCGGCCTCGCCGACTGGGACGCGCGGCATGACAGCGACGCGTTCAAGTTCACGCGCCCATTTGCGCTGACGGCTATCCGCAATACGGCCGCGTTCTGGGCGCACGAGCAACTCGGCATCGAACTCAAGGAAGGCGTCGACGAGGTGTCACTGGCGCTCGTCACCGATGCCTGGTCGCGAACCTATCGCTCGCAGGCGGTGACGTTCGCCAGTGCGGCTGGCGCGCAGCACAGTCGCGGCGGCTTGCGGATACTTTCCGACCAGGTCGCGGCGAACTGGCCCGCGGCGCAATTGCTGCCGGCGAGCGATGGCACGAAACCGGCGGAAGCGCTGGACCACGCGCTTGCGGGCATTGCTGCGCGCTACGGAACAGATACCGCCGACTTCGTCGCGATGCAGTTGGAGTATCCGAAGCATCAAATGCCGTAG
- a CDS encoding HpcH/HpaI aldolase/citrate lyase family protein — MRSFLFVPGDSLRKFESAKKTAADALILDLEDSIAPDEKVGARRIVREMLDARNPDQKMYVRVNALDTDLTLGDLAAVMPGRPDGIVLPKCAGAADVNRLSLYLDAFEAAAGIEQGSTRIVTVATETARAVLKLLDFENMSPRLWGMMWGAEDLAASLGASRNRTAGRFHGPFLLARDLCLISAAAAGVVAIDTIATDINDLDALREESIAARQDGFLAKAVIHPKHVDVVNAAFMPTDEEIAWSEKVVKAFNDNPTSGVVKIDGKMIDKPHLRAAEKILALRGR; from the coding sequence ATGCGATCGTTCCTGTTCGTTCCCGGTGACAGCCTGCGCAAGTTCGAGAGCGCCAAGAAGACGGCGGCTGACGCGCTGATCCTCGACCTCGAGGACTCGATTGCGCCGGATGAGAAAGTCGGCGCGCGGCGGATCGTGCGCGAGATGCTCGACGCCCGGAATCCGGACCAGAAGATGTATGTCCGCGTCAACGCGCTCGATACCGACTTGACGCTTGGCGACCTGGCCGCGGTCATGCCGGGCCGGCCTGACGGCATCGTGCTGCCGAAATGCGCCGGCGCTGCCGACGTGAACCGTCTGTCGCTGTATCTCGATGCTTTCGAGGCCGCCGCCGGGATTGAACAGGGATCGACGAGGATCGTCACCGTGGCGACGGAGACGGCGAGAGCGGTGCTCAAGTTGCTGGATTTCGAGAACATGAGCCCGCGGCTGTGGGGCATGATGTGGGGTGCCGAGGATCTCGCCGCGTCGCTCGGCGCGTCGCGCAACCGGACCGCCGGCCGCTTTCATGGTCCGTTCCTGCTGGCACGCGATCTCTGCCTGATCAGCGCGGCCGCAGCGGGCGTCGTCGCCATCGATACCATCGCCACCGATATCAACGATCTTGACGCGCTCCGGGAGGAATCCATCGCCGCGCGACAGGATGGGTTCCTCGCCAAGGCGGTAATCCACCCCAAGCACGTCGATGTCGTCAATGCCGCCTTCATGCCGACGGATGAGGAAATCGCCTGGTCGGAGAAGGTCGTCAAGGCGTTCAACGACAATCCGACGTCAGGTGTCGTGAAGATCGACGGCAAGATGATCGACAAGCCGCATCTGCGCGCCGCGGAGAAGATCTTGGCGCTGCGAGGACGGTAG
- a CDS encoding MaoC family dehydratase gives MAGLYFEEFEVGREFHHEFSRTVTEMDNTLFSLLTMNPQPLHIDAHFAENTEFGQRLFNSLYTLGIMIGMSVYDTTLGTTIGNLGMTDVKFPKPVFHGDTLRAHTKIISKRESKSRPNQGIVEFEHTMTNQHGEVVASCRRTGLMHCKPKA, from the coding sequence ATGGCTGGATTGTATTTCGAGGAGTTCGAGGTCGGCCGCGAATTCCATCATGAGTTCAGCCGCACGGTGACCGAGATGGACAACACGCTGTTCAGTCTCCTGACCATGAACCCGCAGCCGTTGCACATTGACGCGCATTTCGCCGAGAATACCGAATTCGGCCAGCGGCTGTTCAACAGCCTCTATACGCTCGGCATCATGATCGGCATGAGCGTCTACGATACGACGCTCGGCACCACGATCGGCAATCTCGGCATGACCGATGTGAAATTTCCAAAACCGGTATTCCACGGCGATACGCTCAGGGCGCATACCAAGATCATTTCCAAGCGCGAGAGCAAGTCGCGGCCGAACCAGGGCATTGTCGAGTTCGAGCACACCATGACCAATCAGCACGGCGAAGTGGTGGCGAGCTGCCGCCGGACCGGCCTGATGCATTGCAAACCGAAGGCGTGA
- a CDS encoding ABC transporter ATP-binding protein: MSAQPVVQVEDLDVYYGTSQILFGVSLSVRQGETMALLGRNGAGKSTTMKAIMGLAPARRGTVTLQGRIVSGLKPHHIARAGLGFVPEDRQIFPEHTVEDNLVIGTKKGPNGEDEWPIRRIYDVFPLLEPLRHRIAGRLSGGEQQMLAIARTLMGNPALLLLDEPSEGLAPIIVQRIGELLRQLRGTGATVLIAEQNMHFCLGLASHATVIDKGQIVYTSGIEELKANDNIRQRYLAL, from the coding sequence ATGAGTGCGCAGCCGGTCGTGCAGGTCGAAGACCTCGACGTCTATTACGGCACCAGCCAGATATTGTTCGGCGTCAGCCTGTCGGTGCGGCAAGGCGAGACGATGGCGCTGCTCGGCCGCAACGGCGCCGGTAAATCGACCACCATGAAGGCCATCATGGGGCTCGCGCCAGCCCGCCGCGGCACGGTCACCTTGCAAGGCAGGATTGTCTCCGGGCTGAAGCCGCATCACATCGCGCGCGCCGGCCTCGGCTTCGTGCCGGAGGATCGCCAGATCTTTCCCGAACACACGGTCGAGGACAATCTGGTCATCGGGACCAAGAAGGGGCCGAATGGCGAGGACGAATGGCCGATCCGGCGCATTTACGACGTGTTTCCGCTGCTGGAGCCGTTGCGGCACCGGATCGCGGGACGGCTGTCGGGTGGCGAACAGCAGATGCTGGCGATCGCGCGCACGCTGATGGGCAATCCCGCATTGCTGCTTCTGGACGAGCCGAGCGAGGGGCTGGCGCCGATCATCGTGCAGCGGATCGGCGAACTCTTGCGGCAGCTCCGCGGCACCGGAGCCACTGTGCTGATCGCCGAGCAGAACATGCATTTTTGCCTTGGCCTTGCGAGCCACGCGACGGTTATCGACAAGGGCCAGATCGTCTACACATCCGGGATCGAAGAGCTGAAAGCTAACGACAACATTCGGCAGCGCTATCTCGCGCTGTAG
- a CDS encoding zinc-binding dehydrogenase translates to MRAAIFRNGEIVVDEMPEPKPGAGQVLVKSLACGICGSDLHARKHAHHMVELAKHFPGRKPMDLSRDVVFGHEFCCEVLDYGPGTTGKFKTGTKVCSLPALLTPEGPLGIGYSNDNVGAYAERLLLSEALLLEVPNGLAAEHAALTEPLAVGVHAVAKANIGGGEVPLVIGCGPVGLAVIAALKIRGLHPIVAADYSPARRALAEKLGADVVVDPARSQPYATWAEHAQMSPEEKAARPPLQALLPALKPALIFECVGVPGLIQQVFEGAPRDARIVVVGVCMETDRSEPMLGILKELNVQYVLGYTPEEFAYSLRLIAEGQVDAASMVTATVGIDGVAKAFADLANPEAHTKIIVEPWR, encoded by the coding sequence GTGCGCGCAGCCATTTTCCGCAATGGGGAAATTGTCGTCGACGAGATGCCGGAGCCGAAACCCGGTGCCGGGCAGGTGCTGGTGAAGTCGCTGGCCTGCGGCATCTGCGGCTCCGACCTGCATGCGCGCAAGCACGCGCACCACATGGTGGAGCTCGCCAAGCATTTTCCGGGCCGCAAGCCGATGGACCTTTCGCGCGACGTCGTGTTCGGCCATGAATTCTGCTGCGAGGTGCTGGACTACGGTCCTGGCACCACAGGCAAGTTCAAGACGGGCACCAAGGTTTGCTCGCTGCCGGCGCTGCTGACCCCGGAAGGCCCGCTGGGCATCGGCTATTCCAACGACAATGTCGGCGCCTATGCCGAGCGCCTGCTGCTCAGCGAAGCCCTGCTGCTCGAAGTTCCGAACGGCCTCGCCGCCGAACACGCCGCGCTCACCGAGCCGCTCGCGGTCGGCGTTCATGCCGTGGCAAAAGCCAACATCGGGGGAGGCGAGGTGCCCTTGGTGATCGGCTGCGGCCCGGTCGGGCTCGCCGTCATCGCAGCGCTGAAGATCAGGGGATTGCACCCGATCGTGGCCGCCGATTACTCGCCGGCACGCCGCGCGCTCGCCGAAAAGCTCGGGGCCGACGTCGTCGTCGATCCCGCACGCTCACAGCCCTACGCGACCTGGGCCGAGCACGCCCAGATGTCGCCGGAGGAAAAGGCCGCGCGCCCGCCGCTGCAGGCATTGTTGCCGGCGCTGAAACCCGCGCTGATCTTCGAATGCGTCGGTGTTCCCGGCCTGATCCAGCAGGTGTTCGAAGGCGCACCGCGCGATGCGCGCATCGTCGTGGTCGGCGTCTGCATGGAGACCGACCGCTCCGAGCCGATGCTCGGCATCCTCAAGGAGCTGAACGTCCAGTACGTGCTCGGCTACACGCCGGAGGAATTCGCCTATTCGCTGCGCCTGATCGCGGAAGGGCAGGTGGACGCCGCGTCGATGGTCACCGCCACCGTCGGCATCGACGGCGTCGCCAAGGCGTTCGCCGATCTCGCCAATCCCGAGGCGCACACCAAGATCATCGTCGAGCCATGGCGGTGA